The Trypanosoma brucei brucei TREU927 chromosome 4, complete sequence genomic sequence ACTATGTCAGCTACGTTGTtctactttacttttttttcccttaccTGAACCCTCCACCCAAAGGTGAGTTTTAGCCTCCACAATGGAGACGACATGCAAGGAGGATGTTCCTCAAGTACGTTTCCCATCACCTACTTCTTCCAAGTCGATGACGACCTCGCCGCAAAAACTGTCGATCTTGGGCGACATCACCGCCGAGCCCTTGTCTGCACGCCGTTCATTTAACGATGTgtcaaaggtgagggaaccTGATGGACGCTGGTGCCGGAAGTTTCTTTCAACGTACTTCCGGTGTGAACTCTGTCAGAATGTAGTGACGGACCCTGTGCAGATTTTACCGAATGTGCTGTTGGTGTGCAGGCGATGCGCCCTCTCGAGGCGTGTGCCATCAAAGGACCTGCAAGAACTTCCAGTTAGCTTGACGAGGGCTTTTGAGGATTTGTACGAGGGACAGAGGGAAGTCCAGCTGCCGTCAGCCAGCCGAATGAGTGAGATAGGAAGGGCGAGCACAACCTCGGATGAAGCCATATGCAAGAGAAGAATGGTACGAGTGAAGCGCCCGGATGCGGTGCAGGAGGGTAGTGACCATAGTCAAACTTTCCCGCTAGCAGCTTCTATTAACGGTACACTGAATGCCTCAGGGCGGTCATCAGTGCCTCTTCTACTTAACAAGGCGCTGTGCGAACtggaaaacaaagaatacTGTATGCGGGTAGAAATAGAGTCTGCTGAGGCTTCTGGTGCActggagctgaagaagagctACAACTCCGATATGCGAAAGATAACCGCACGCAGCTGCGGGACCAGCAAAACATTGAAAACGGACGCAGATCAAAAGTATGAACAGGCTGAATATACCCTGGCGCTGGAGCTGTACACGAAGGCAATTGAGCTTCAGCCCCGTGATCGCCTCACTCGTCTTACCGCTTTGTATGGAAACAGGAGTTCTGCCTACTTCATGGCCATGCGGTATGCTGAGTGTATAGCGGATTGCATGAAGGTGGTTGAGCTGGACCCGAACAATGTGAAATTGTTCGCTCGTGCAGCAAAGGCTGCAGCCATCATGGGTGACCTCACCGCGGCTGTGTCCCACATGGAATCGATTCCGGAGGAACGTGTTACACCCAATATCATtagtgaaagggaaaagtataAAAATGGACTTGACACGTACAAACGCGCTGAGTCATCCTTTGGAAAATCTGATAGTGACGATGCTTGGCAGATGCTTGTTGCCCAATTCAGTGACACCATCTTTTTTCGCATCCGCTACGCTGAGTCGTTGCAAAACCAGAAACGATTTTTGAAGGCAGTTGAGGTGCTTGACGTCGTTCCGCAGGAACGCAGGACCCCCAAACTCCTGTACATTATGGCTGCTTGTCTTTTTATGTGCGGGTTTGAACACTTTGATAAGGCACGCACTTGTTTAGAGGATGTCCAGCAATTGGACGAAAACTGTGCCCAGTTGTTGAAGGTCCTGAATATAGTAGATGAGGGCAAGCAGAAGGGGAACCAGTACTTCCAGCAGAAGAAGTTTGTAGCTGCTATGGAGCACTACACTACAGCCATCGGCGCTGCGGTAAACAACAATCAGATATTGCGCATCCTCTACTGCAATCGAGCTGCGTCCTACAAGGAAGTAGGAAAATATCGTGAAGCCATTGAAGATTGTACCAGAACCATTCAGCTCGACCCAGCCTTCTCTAAGGCTTACGCGAGGCGTGCGCGGTGCCATCAGGCACTTAGTGACTTTGCTTCTGCTATCCGTGATTTCAAGGCGGCGATAAAGTACGATCCGAACGATCAGGAGTTGCCACGGGAGCTCCGGAGTTGCGAGCAGAGCATGGCGAAGGAAGGCGAACGTGAGAGGGACTATTACTACGTTCTGGGCGTCAGTCGTAATGCTACCGAACGCGAAATTAAGGCAAGGTATCGTGAACTCTCACTCCGCTGGCATCCGGATAAATGCATGTCACTCCCAGAAGAGGAGCGTGTGGTTGCGGAGCGCAAGTTTAAGATTATTGTGGAGGCGCACACGACGCTTATCGATGCCGTAAAGCGGCGGGACTACGACCTtaaaatggagaaggaacgGCTGACGCGAAGTGGCGGATTCGGTGGATTTAATGGTTACAGTTCAGAAACGTTCCGTGGGCATTCTAATCGTTTCCGTCAAGGCAGTAGTGGATTTTGGTGAGTGAAGTGCACTGCGTAGCACGTGAATATGCCTTGCAGGTAGTGCAAATGTGTGTGTTAGTTTGGAAGAAGCGGCAGGTATTTTCCTTGCCGTTACCGATAGGAGgccaaaataacaaaaaaaaagtgtgtgtgtgtgtgtgtgagagagagagagagagagaaacgaggaggggaaataaatacaaagTTTTCGGAGGAAGAATGGCAGTGCCACTGAAGTTGTGGAAACACGTGAGTCTTCCGTATTATTCGCAAATGAACCGTTTGTTGTGAAGTAAAGTCTGTAGGAATGAGAAGATAATTTTATTaatagttttttttagtttgtttgGTGCTCCTTCcgtgttgtgcttctgcacgCCTTtatacatttttcttttcctcatagACACCCGTATGAACAAatgaacatatatatgtgcatgtTTCGCTTTATGCTTcagctttccttttcttcccaccTTTTTCGGTTTCACCATTCACCACTCGAGTGCTTGGACGGGGCGCATTCGTAGATGTTgtgcggcaaaaaaaaaaaaagaaaagcaaaactgGACCgttggttttcctttttttttttcttactggAAGTagggggagagaagggagcggggaagggaagggttGGTACTTGgtaaacttaaaaaaaaaaaacgccttCTCTccgctctttttcttttttcccctctttctctttcggTTGCTCGTGTGCTACAAATGATGAGATCCATCCCGTGTTGGGTATCACTGGCGCTCTtcgttccctttcctttttttttaaaaccttCTTCTTTGATACCGTCTCttaattttcttcttattcccctttccctttccatttccctCTCTCCCTCTGCTTTTCTGCACTTTGCaacccacttttttttgttttggcgtTTGTTACCGTTATGGGATTGCagaggtaaaagaaaagggaaaaatgtGTTTGATGTGAGCGCATGTGCGAGAAGGTGAAGGGAATTGGAACTGATGCGGGTATGCTGTCGTGAAACCAAATGCATTGAAGGTAACTCTTGCGCCTgcgtctttgttttttgtttttgttttgatttctttcttttacttgttttctttaggTTGCTTCCCTCTCGTTAttactttcccttttttttttatatcaGAACGCGTTGTTACGCTTCGTGTGGTAGAAAAGGTACTAAAGAGTGGAAAGGTCAACAAAACCGAGGTCCAattggggggagggggaggagtggagggaaatgaaaagaaaaagggaataagAAGGGATTTGTTGTCACCGCTTGTGAGCGTCCTGTATTtactctctcttttttttcttttcctgttctctttctctttctctttctctcgaTATTTTCTCTGCggttctatttctttttctttttttgtttcccccccctttcctctgcGCGTGCGTTTATTTGCGTACACCTccgtctctctttttttttccatttctttgGATTTTGCGTTTCACTCCCcctcccatttttttttgaagttgtttcttttttttcttttttttttctcctctccgATACTTCTTTTCATCGGTTGTATTGGTTTTCACTCCCCTCcatactctttttttctttttgttctgttttttgtttttgtttgtgtttgtgtaccCTTGCGTGGTGGCATGTTAACGGCCAATCAATTATATTTGTGGTGTTTTCTTCATTAATGTGAATTAATTAAACAACTTCAATTCCTCATGGTGTGATacacggggggggggaatcaCAGGAGATTATTTGGAGGGATAACAAATGAGACGcctcgggggggggggatttggaggggaaaaaataaataaataaataacacaacaataacaataaaaaacaaaaggaaaccaTTTGGTGATGCAAGAAGGATGATGGAACAAATGGATACGTgaatggaaagaaggaagggtaGAGAATATGATATGTGTTTTCTTTGGCAGGTAAGGGAGggtggtggaggaaaaaaaaagtgaaatgtACCGAAGAAAGAGcccaagaaaacaaataaaaaaaggaaaaaaaaaagaaaacagaaaaaaaaagagtccGAAATGAAGCGAATGATATGGTCATGGGTGGAGGGAGAAGGGACGGGGAGGCAAAAGGGAATTTTTCATTTGCCGATGAGTAAAGAGGTTGTTACTTCACAGGAATAGAGCGTACCGGTGCGGGAGggaagaaggtgaaagaaagaataaagcaaaataaaaagaggaaaagaaaggggcaTTTGTTAAGGTACCAAATATGCCTCTCTTCTGCTGACCATAGAAAGAGGAGGCAGTGTTCTTTttcatgttccttttttacttgtttgcCTCACTGTGTGAGTGTATATAGGTGCACCTCATCTCACCATACGGTTTTGGGGGAGGGAAATAGAGTCGCTACACTTTAATTACTACTACATAAACTCTCGTGACCGCCGTGTGGGGGCCATGTTGTCCTCGCTACCCAGGCATTTGCGGTGATACGTTATTtgacttttcctccttcaattTTACTTTGTTGTCTTTTAAAGGAAATATTCAAGAAAGCGTGATGATTTACGAACTTGCGCTACTTATATCCACCTTCCTTGGACTTTCCATCTTTgttattcccttttccctgcTGCGAACATGGACACGTAGGCAGGCGAGTAGTCGTTTCGATTCTTCTTCTGCTCGTCAACGGCACCCAACGAAGTTGGATGAGCAGGTCAACGCGAAACGTCCGTTGAAGGTTGTGTTTCTTCACCCCGATCTTGGCATTGGTGGCGCCGAACGGCTTGTCGTTGACGCTGCTATTGCACTTCAGAGGTACCAGAAAGTGACGCCTGTGCAAGTTATTATTGTGACAAACCATCATGATCCCCAGCGTGCTTTTGCTGAGACGGTGGACGGGACAGTGACCGTGCAGGTATTCGGTTCGTGGCTTCCCGCCTCCATAAAGGGGCGAGCCAAAGTGTTTGCTGCAACCCTTCGCATGTGCTGGGCGGCGTGGGTTACGTGTTGGATGCACCCTGATGCGGACTGTTTCATGGTGGATCAAGTAGCCGCAGTTCTTCCGCTGCTCTCATTTGTGGCACCGCAAATTCCTCGGCTCTTTTATTGTCATTTTCCCGATCAGTGCTGTGACGGGAACCGCGATGAAAACCAGCAATACAAGAAGAAACCGTCTATCTTTCGCCTGCTTTATCGGAAGCTATTTGATGAGGTTGAAGTCTTTGCTATGAACTATGCCAGCAGTATCGTGTCGAATTCCAAATTCAGTAGAGCGGCTACTCTGAAGGTTTTTCCCAAACTAAGCAACAGGATTGACGCCGAGGCTGACATATTCTACCCTCCTGTGTCATTGGCTGTTAGGGAAGGAGCTAAACCTAACGGTGACACAAAAGTATTTGACACCGAGGAACTCGACAAGCTCCGGGACGCTATTCAGGGAAGAAGTGTGGTGCTCAGTATCAACCGCTACGAGCGTAAGAAGAACCTTGTATTGGCTATTGAAGCATTTGCACGTTTGTTAAACTCGGGGAAAACGACATGCAGTGGTGCTCCGTTGCTCGTTCTGGCTGGTGGGTACGACACACGGTTGGAAGAGAATGTTGCACATTTGAATGAGCTCCAAAAGGTTGCTGACACATACAAGCTTATGGATAGTCAGATTCTTTTCCTGAAGAATATAACCGAACTCGAAAAGCGCTACCTTCTTTCCCAATGTTGCTGTCTTCTCTACACACCCACATCGGAGCATTTCGGTATTGTTCCGACTGAGGCAATGATTAGTGCGAAGCCAGTTGTAGCTGTCAACCGCGGTGGACCATGTGAAAGTGTGGGTGAAGGTGGCACACTTTGTGACCCAACGCCTGAGGCTTTTGCGGAGGCTATACTTTTATATCTGAATGATGATGAATTAAGGAGGCGGGTGGGAGAGGCGGGAAGGAAACGGGCGAGCGATGTTTTCACTATTGAAAGGTTTGGGGAGAAGCTGGCCACACGTTTTGTGAAGCTATGGACTGAAACGAACGCGGCTATGGGCAGAGCGGCGTTTTGGGGGAAATGGCttgagggaggaaaaaaggcggactGACTGAGGGGCTGCGATCGGTTTGCCCCATCCTGGTCACCTTCGCTTCTGTCGGTAGTGGTACCTGCTACATCAGCGGACTATCGGTCATCTCGTTCCTTTTTCATCCCTATCCTAtctgagtttttttttttttgatggaCTGTTATCCCTTCTTGTGCTGTGATATGTTGCGTGTCTCTCCGCgctttgtatttgtattcaCGAGGTGGCACCCGCCTGCGTAAGTTTAGCCAATGATGGAATGGTGTTCGCGGTCTCAACAGTTGAGCACCTCCCCACACCTCAAatccacctcttttttttttccactctaCCTCTTCCATCGTGTTGTGATGAACCGTTGTGCATTATGTATTTCATTTACGTGTGCTATGGAGAGGAAGTGTAGGTGCTTGTTGTGCGGTGGTTTTActtctttatttcccttgcGGCACCCGGTAGCGGTGGTTGTCCAGTTTCATTCTTCCTAGTAGGGTCTTATCGTTCAATTTTATCCCTGGATTGGTGCTGATAATGCAGACCGGCCCATTCGCCGCCGTTACACGCGTTCCCGATCATGTGCGCAACATGATTCTGAACGAAATTGCTTCCGAGAACATATGGCTATTTGATCGTGGCCGGTGCGAAGCGGTAACGGTGGGCGATATGCggtcctcctccttttctatcCCGATGGCCGAGTCTCCCCCTGCAGTTGGATGCGAATTGGATAACAATGAACATCTTCTTCTCTACGATCTGATGCGCGTGCGTAACGGCCAGGTTATGTTTGAGAACGACCATTTCAGTCGGATACGGCAAAATTGTATATTGACTGCCCCTACAGCCTGCGATGCCGCTAACGTATCGGAGGATGAGGACCTGGGGAAACTCTCAACTTACATTGAGGGTGTGCGGTCGACGACACGAGATTTCATTAAATGTAACCCATGGGAAAATGGAGACGTCAATCTCAAGTTTGTTACATGGGTGCTTCCTTCCCAGTTGAGCGACGTATCAACGGCAGAGAGGCGAAGCGAGCTTCTTCGAACTCTTTCCTACGCGGTTTACTACgtaacttcctttttccctccgGAGGATTGGTACGAGGAGGGAACGCGTTATGCCATGCTTTATGATGCTCAGCGGCATACACCAAATGCAAAGATCCTGCAAGTCCCCCTGCGTGAGCGAGCAAAGGCGCTTCAACAGACCACTAACGCATTCGAGGTGCTTCTTGTGTCGGATAACAGGCGGCACTATCTTGTTCCTGAAGGATCACGCTCAAACTATCTTATTGTCTCCGGTGACGAGTCATTGCTCTGTTCATTGGAGGAAGACATTCTTGTTGGCATTACTCTCCGTGTTGCTCGAAGGGCTGCTGCATGTGCTCGCCTTCCACCCCTGCGACACCGTAAGCTTGTTTTGGGGGACATTTGCCTGGCGAAGAGCATTGCAATGTTGGGTACAAGCCCCGGTGTATTACCCATCAAAGAGATTCAAGTATTCTACGATGAGGAAAGTAAACAGAATTTCCTTTTAGCAATGGAAGATTATATGCAAGACAAGGATGAAGAGATCCAGCGTGCTGTCATCAATGTGCGTGGCCGCATATTGAATGATGACGGACTACTCCGATTGGAAAGTCCAAGCTGCGATACGCTGAAGCGCCTCAGAGCGGCCTATGAAGCGGAGGCTCTTCTTTAATTACTGTAGGAAAAGGGTATAAAGGACTGTGCTCGTTaatgtggaagaggtagCATCCCCTCGCTtgctttgttattattaatattaaatTGCGGGCGACAATGCCCTAGTAAGAGATGGctagaggggggggggccgtaagtgtttttttttttttaatcgcTTGTTcgttttactttattttttccccctaatTATTTGTTTAGTGTTCGGTTTGACACGTAATAGTACAAGTGCCTGAACGTGAATGCGGAGAAGATGACACGACTCCGAAACTTTTGTGGTTTTGCTAAGCATTTCGGAGATCGAcggaggggggagggttAAAGAGTGTTTTTGTAGTGAGTTgcttttatatttgtttagaGATCCATGCGCGTTGAAAACGACGCTTCGTAATTGAAAGATACATTTTCCCCCATTCAGTTTGTTATCGGCTCCTGTTTACTTTGATTGGGCGTCCCTCCCCATGGTGAGGCGCCtgagtggaaaagaaaatatttttttaaaaaaaagacgagtGAAAAAGGATGCCGCTACTTGTTTTTATGACTCCGTGCCTATTACCTTACATATGGCTAACGGTTTGACAGGCAAACCTGCGAAAGCTCCACACTTCTCTTCCGCCGCTCCGTTTTCTCACCACGGCGTGTCGTCGGCTCTTTCCAACGCATTAAACGTCGTCTGTTCGGAGCTTATGATTAGTATTCGCAGAAAGTTCTAGAAGGTAAAACAATATAGTAGACGAGGGAGGTGCAgcgagaaggaaggaacgtCGACCAccagtttgtgtgtgtgttttgcaTTGTGAACGGGAGCCATCTACCTCAATACCTGACATCCCCGTTGGTGCTTCCGCAGCTTTATCCGAACTGGAGCGATGATATTACGGCACTCTCGCCGCCTGTTGGCGATGGAGGGGGAGCGCAAATTCACATTTCCAAGCACTCCAGCAACTCTCAGTACTGGCGGCGTGCCCTTCTATGGTAATATTTACGCAGGACGTGTTGACACACAAAATTATGTGCCTCCACCACAAGAGGGGTCTGGACTTATCAAACCAAACAGTAGCGCGTGGGACGACCCTCAGGTGCGCTCTAAGATTGAGCGGTGCCCGTATTTTGCGCTCTGCGATCAGGTTGTATGGCACAATATGGATCCAGCTTACTTGGACCCCGGCCTCCTTACAATGGAGGAGCACCAGTTGCTGCTACTATTTAGCCGTGCATACTATGAAAAGTGGAAGTTAATCCACAAGCGGCCGCCCAATGCTCTTCCACGCGTGCGCATTAAGTACGGGTCCACCGTTCTTTTAGAAGAAATGTTGGAGCTCATCGACGTTCCGGTGCCCGTGCGGCGTGCACTGGTAAGGGAGTTTCAGGTCGACGACGCCTCCCTTATCGCTATGGACCCCGACTGCTGGTCAGCCGCGTACCTCGACCCGTTTAACAGGGATCATTTTTCCGGTCGCGTGCTGGAGTTTGCTGACATGAGTGAGGCTCATCGTGAGAAGTTCTACCTCCTTCTGCGGCAGATGCGTCGTATTGTTGTGGTGCGACGGGATACACCAGAAGAGGAGCGGTTGGTGCTACCCTTTTCGTCTGGTATAACATTGTATGACCTTTCTAAATATTTAGGTATTGAGCCGTACGGTGGTCAACTGAAGGTTTACGATTATGTGGACCTCCAGAAGACACAACAGGTGATTACACTGAAGGATGAGGACAGTTACTTTGACTACCTCGTCACGACTTTCTTTAAGGCAAACCTCCGCAACGCCACCCTTAGCGACGTTGCTGACGACATGGACAACACAGCGCGGTACACCATTACCGTGGAGCCCTTCACTGTTGCCGAGAGGCGCATCGGACGATGGTTttgatttcctttttttttctcgctaCGTAGCGTTCTACATACTGTACTCTGCAGGTCGCATTTCATCGCCCTGGTCGGCGTCTTCAAGTGTTATTGTCGCTTCTGTGTTATCTGGTTGGGGCACTGTATACCCAGTATTTGGATGTGGCCAATTT encodes the following:
- a CDS encoding TPR-repeat-containing chaperone protein DNAJ, putative (similar to SP:Q99615: DnaJ homolog subfamily C member 7 (Tetratricopeptide repeat protein 2)(TPR repeat protein 2). {Homo sapiens}) codes for the protein METTCKEDVPQVRFPSPTSSKSMTTSPQKLSILGDITAEPLSARRSFNDVSKVREPDGRWCRKFLSTYFRCELCQNVVTDPVQILPNVLLVCRRCALSRRVPSKDLQELPVSLTRAFEDLYEGQREVQLPSASRMSEIGRASTTSDEAICKRRMVRVKRPDAVQEGSDHSQTFPLAASINGTLNASGRSSVPLLLNKALCELENKEYCMRVEIESAEASGALELKKSYNSDMRKITARSCGTSKTLKTDADQKYEQAEYTLALELYTKAIELQPRDRLTRLTALYGNRSSAYFMAMRYAECIADCMKVVELDPNNVKLFARAAKAAAIMGDLTAAVSHMESIPEERVTPNIISEREKYKNGLDTYKRAESSFGKSDSDDAWQMLVAQFSDTIFFRIRYAESLQNQKRFLKAVEVLDVVPQERRTPKLLYIMAACLFMCGFEHFDKARTCLEDVQQLDENCAQLLKVLNIVDEGKQKGNQYFQQKKFVAAMEHYTTAIGAAVNNNQILRILYCNRAASYKEVGKYREAIEDCTRTIQLDPAFSKAYARRARCHQALSDFASAIRDFKAAIKYDPNDQELPRELRSCEQSMAKEGERERDYYYVLGVSRNATEREIKARYRELSLRWHPDKCMSLPEEERVVAERKFKIIVEAHTTLIDAVKRRDYDLKMEKERLTRSGGFGGFNGYSSETFRGHSNRFRQGSSGFW
- a CDS encoding glycosyltransferase ALG2, putative (similar to Glycosyltransferase ALG2 (EC 2.4.1.-) (Swiss-Prot:P43636) [Saccharomyces cerevisiae]), whose translation is MIYELALLISTFLGLSIFVIPFSLLRTWTRRQASSRFDSSSARQRHPTKLDEQVNAKRPLKVVFLHPDLGIGGAERLVVDAAIALQRYQKVTPVQVIIVTNHHDPQRAFAETVDGTVTVQVFGSWLPASIKGRAKVFAATLRMCWAAWVTCWMHPDADCFMVDQVAAVLPLLSFVAPQIPRLFYCHFPDQCCDGNRDENQQYKKKPSIFRLLYRKLFDEVEVFAMNYASSIVSNSKFSRAATLKVFPKLSNRIDAEADIFYPPVSLAVREGAKPNGDTKVFDTEELDKLRDAIQGRSVVLSINRYERKKNLVLAIEAFARLLNSGKTTCSGAPLLVLAGGYDTRLEENVAHLNELQKVADTYKLMDSQILFLKNITELEKRYLLSQCCCLLYTPTSEHFGIVPTEAMISAKPVVAVNRGGPCESVGEGGTLCDPTPEAFAEAILLYLNDDELRRRVGEAGRKRASDVFTIERFGEKLATRFVKLWTETNAAMGRAAFWGKWLEGGKKAD